The Cloacibacillus sp. nucleotide sequence CCTTCCTTGAGGACCATCCCGAAATCAGGGCCGTTCCCAGCCTCAGCTCCTCCAAATGCGTAAAAAAGATCGCCGAGGAAAATTCACCGCGCAAGGCGGTCATCACCTCCGGCTTCGCCGCCGAACTGAACGGGCTTGAGGTGATCGCCCCCTACGTCAGCGACAACCCCGGGAGCTGCACGCGCTTCGTGATCCTCACGGATAAATTCGAGATATCCCCCGGCGGGGACAAGGTCAGCATGGCGTTCACCGTACGCCACCGCGCGGGAGCGCTTCAGCGCGTCCTCGGCATCTTCGCCGACTACCACCTGAACCTCTCCAAGATAGAATCCGTCCCCGTCGGCGGCGCGGACTTTGAATACCTATTCTTCACCGACTTCACGGGAGACATTGCGCAGGCCAACACCCAAAAGGCGCTCGCGCTCGTCGAGCAGGAGTGCGACTTCCTGCGCATCCTCGGCAACTACAAGAGCAAGCGCCGCAACATCGTCCTCGTGGGAATGCCGGGCAGCGGCAAAAACGCCGTCGGAAAGGCGCTCGCGCTTCAAATCGGCATGGAATACTACGACACAGACGCCCTCATCGAAGAGCAAGAGGGCAAAGACACCACGAGTATCTTCGCGGAAAACGGCGAAAAATACTTCCGCGACGCCGAGACGGAGATGTCGAAAAAGGTCTCGTCGCTCGGCGGCGCGGTCATCTCCACCGGCGGCGGTACGATGATGCGCCCGGAAAACGCGCGCGCGCTGCGGCGCACCGGCTACGTATTCTTCGTCAACCGCCCAGTGGAGGAGATACTGGAGAGCGTCGACCTCTCAAACCGGCCGCTGCTAGCGGGCGACCCCAAACAGATATACAAACTCTACGCCGACCGCCTGCCCACCTACCGTGCCGTCGCGGACTACGAGGTGCGCAACGACGGCGAGCTGAGCCAAGTGGTAAACGCCCTCGATTCGATAATAGAGCTGCTCAAGGGCGGCTACCGCGCCGTATAAAAACACCGCCCCACGCGGCAATCAGGACCACCGGATATACCAATGATCCTGATTGCCGCGGCATACGGATATGGACTTAGAAATCTCTCCTGTTCCAAACCTTGTCTTGTAAAAAAATTATTTCGTTTTATAATAAACGCATTACGTAAAATTACTGTTTAAAATTATAGTCACAATATATCTAAGGGGAGAGTCTTATATGAAAACATCGACAGCATCACCGCTGCCTCCAGCTCCGCGGCAATCAAAACAAATATCTCTTTTTCTTCTTGCATTACTTATCTTCACCGTGTCAATCTGTCTGCGCATGGTTTCCTGGGCTGAAGTAGTACCGGAGCAGCCGGCGTTAAGGGACGGTATATATGAGATCTCAAAACCGGAGCATCTTGCGTGGTTCCGTGATACCGTAAACGGAGGGAATATTAATATCAGCGCAAAACTCATGAACGATATCGACCTTTCAAAAAACAGCGCCGCGTCGGAGTGGCTGCCGATAGGCCAAGATTCCCACACCTTTAACGGTACATTTGACGGCGGCGGCCATACGGTCAGCGGCTATCTGGCTCATAATGTCGGGGGGGGGGACTTTTCGGCGTAATTGGCAAAAATAGCAAGGTAATGAACCTCACGGTTAGCGGTGAGGTGGACGGAGCCAATACCGACAAAGTATATTCCGGCGGCATCGCTGGAGATAACCGTAAAGGCCTGATAACAAACTGCACCAACATCGGCATCGTCACCACCGCCGGCGGAAC carries:
- a CDS encoding prephenate dehydratase domain-containing protein, with amino-acid sequence MLKEYREEIRELDEKILELIERRLDIARTIAEYKMDRDIPVTDAAQEENVIDHVVSLAKREEDVPYIRRFWRMMLENSRAVQHKVVTGDNITGLWLREMIRSAAKRKENPRVVYKGGEGSYGHEAAAAYFGDGGFGGCSTYEKVCRAVKNCDADYAVLPLESNTAGAMPGVRELINKYGLYIAGEQNVRLDDCLAAPKGAKLEEITEIHAHEQVLARCSAFLEDHPEIRAVPSLSSSKCVKKIAEENSPRKAVITSGFAAELNGLEVIAPYVSDNPGSCTRFVILTDKFEISPGGDKVSMAFTVRHRAGALQRVLGIFADYHLNLSKIESVPVGGADFEYLFFTDFTGDIAQANTQKALALVEQECDFLRILGNYKSKRRNIVLVGMPGSGKNAVGKALALQIGMEYYDTDALIEEQEGKDTTSIFAENGEKYFRDAETEMSKKVSSLGGAVISTGGGTMMRPENARALRRTGYVFFVNRPVEEILESVDLSNRPLLAGDPKQIYKLYADRLPTYRAVADYEVRNDGELSQVVNALDSIIELLKGGYRAV